In the genome of Lactuca sativa cultivar Salinas chromosome 3, Lsat_Salinas_v11, whole genome shotgun sequence, the window tattaattcaaattaagGTTTCAGGCTTTAGAATGACATTCATGTATACCTGTAACATTCCGATGATGAGGCATTTCAAATTTAAACCCTAAGTATGAAGATATATTGTATTTTAGCCCTTATGCATGAGAAAAGTTGCAACATGGCCCgcagtggcatttttgtaatttttggccCGAGGTTACGTGCATgatcctcaaaccctaatttttaaggtttgTACCCTTTATATTCATCATTATCTCCCCAATGTTCATTCCCTCATCAACCACCATCCTCATTTCGACTCTCTAGCAAACCCTTAGTCCCTTTGAAGCCATTTTTTAGCTTGGTATGTGTGTTTTATTGTTCttgaaggaggaaggaagaaGAGGAATTCAGCCTAAGTGTAGAGCACCTTGGATCCAGAATCTCATCACCTTTGGGCACTCCGTGAAGGTAAAAATACTATAAACTTGATGAAGCTATACTTAGATCTAAGTTAGCCATAAAGTTTGTGTCCTTTTGATCCCATTAATTTTGTActttgagtatgagctactccaatccatttaagttgtcctttcatacGTTTTGAGGTGTTCAGAAGTATAAAAAATGTGGCTGTGATCAGTATTTCCCGTCCATACATGAGTCAAAaggtcttaatgagttaagtagTTATGGTTTTTTGTGCTAAGCACTTAATGGCCATGCAATaccataaagttgaaaactttatggtCAAAGACAACATTTGGGGCTTGGATCTATAATTTGGACATAAGGGCTTGATTATCAAGCACTTAACGAGTTGGGAAGGCATCCAAATGCATACGATGGGCCTACCAGGTGGTACGACGCACGTACACGGTCAAATCCTATAATTTGGTTAGCGATTGAGTATGCCTCACGTACATCTAAGTACGTCCCGCGCACTCGGCTGGTTTGTTAagtttgaccaattttgaccaaAGGGTATTTCAcgtaatttgatattaattttaagTTGGGCAATATTTTGAATAATAGGTGTCTTGTAGAGCCGGTTTTCGGAGCAGGGATTTATTCAGGTTTTGTTCGGActgagatgtgagttttcctcaatgTACTCATGGGTCAAAGGAACCTATATCGGCCCAATAAATTATGTATCCTGTTTATAGCATAGTTTTATGCTAACGGGTCGCCGCAATTGCTTCGTAGCTAATAGCCGGATGTCGTCTCTAATACCTGTCGTCCCTAATACATCATTATCATCATAAATAACGTCGTCTCTATTAATATTCTGGCAACCGGCTGGAGTTTCTCCGACATACCTCCCTGGAGGTATGTCGTCGCAATTGATCGTAGTCGTCCATAAAGGCATCACtgcaaattgttttttttttattttttttgagaaaaaacatattttttataatattaatttatatacattataaaatacatttttaataaaaatacataaataaatacataccacattatataaaaacatcaaacataCCATATTCCATAAAATATCTAataaatctcaaacaaacatctaatatatatcatacataaactatcttcaaaatccaaaataacatactccatatcataaaacaaaaaTACTAGTTGTCTTCGTCTTCTCCATCGTTGTTTTTCTCGTTGACATGGTTTTTAATCGAGCGaataatgtctccaatggccGTCACAAATGCCGGGTTTTGAAGAAAAACATTCACATgaacatcctacaattaagtcACCATATCAATTAAGTctttaacaatttaacaaacCACCGAGCTACCAAAAATTACTACAAATATATTAAGTTCTTAACAATATaacaaagctaccaaattctttaagaatttaacaagtacctGTGTTGGTTGCGGTGCTTATAACGGTGACTGCCATTGGGATGAAGCACTTGCAACAACTCAGGAAGCTGATCGAATGAACTATCAGTCCATTTGTTGATCACCTTGATATGCATCAGTTTAGCTAAAAAGTCAAGGGACGAAAACGAACATCCAGGATATAATTTTAATTGGACTTCCTCTAACAGCTTTTGAAATCCATCATCGACACCGCTATCGTCTGTATCTGGGTTCCCTTCGCCGCGGTTGATATCATTTTCAATCACATTCCCCATAACATCATCAATAACATCGGCCATCTCGTTACTATGTGGCATGTCTTCGATAACGGAGTGAGTTGTATTTTCGCCATGATACTTTCGTATAATATAATGTGGACTAAAACCATATTGAAGTATATGGAATTTCATTATGGCTAGTAGTATAAATTTATTGACATTACATTTGTTACACGGGCATTTGATTTGACCTTTGTTATCGACGTGTGGTTTGGACCTCTCGAGAAAAGATTCGAATCATTGTTGGAACAAGGTAGAGTTACGGTTTTCAATAGTAGTCCACATTTTATCAATATACATGTTGCAACTGAAACATAAGTTAGGTTTTACTTTTTACTCTATAAGAACTAGAATTAGGATTGAATATTTATAACGATAGAGTAACCGTTCAATCAGATGGAATAGAAAACCGGACAACCGGAGAGTAATTACAAGGGTAGGCTTCTAAACCCACTTTTTGAATACCTTACCCCGTATGCAAATGTGTATTACATGATTAACCGTTTAAGAAAAACTCGACAGCATTTCCCCTTAGCTCCTaagtatatataaaattatataccgAGGAGCAAAGAGAAAATAACAACTGAAAATTTCTTAAACAATCAATCATGTAATACACATTTACATCCTAAATGAGGTAAGATATTCAAAAAGCAGTCCCAAAACGGGGACAACCCGAAATTAAATTCTAAATCAATTTCGGACGGGTATTTCTAGGCTTCTGATGATTTAAAAATAAGAGACTTAAATTAAAAATAACTTACTTGTTTATTATATCATTGTAATTAAGCGtcttaattttgatttttatttttaatatattatatatttgttatttatatcatttttttccatattttgatttttaattccaacttattttggtttttatttttctattttgaatAATTATAACTTATTAAATTTTACGTCTTAATTTTtcgtttttattttttcttataacattgtactttaaacgatattatatatttgttatatatatcatcttttttttttcatatttagtgTCGTGTAGAATTTTAGGTACTTTTAAGAACTTATGTCATCATATCAAACACTTGTATATTTTTAAGAACAAGTTCAACATGAAAGATGATTCTTTCAACGATATTATATAATTGCTATTTATATCATTTtttcatattttgatttttaatttcaacttatttttgtttttgtttttctattttgagtAATTATAACTTAGTAAATTTAGCGtcttaatttttcattttattttttcttataacattgtactttaaacgATATTacatatttgttatatatatcatcttttttttttcatatttagtgTCGTCACATTAGTAGAATTTTTTTGACAAAAGAAATAAAGACGAAGTCCTTTTAAGAACTCACATCATCATATCAACCAATTACATATTTTTAAGATATAACGTTTTTCATTTTTAGTGTCTCTTAGTTATTacatacattttttattttatttttaatttgttttatttaaaatagtaagctattattatttctttatgaatactataacattatatattattaagtttttaaaaatataatttatttgatgattttaaaaaaagttttcagtaaattaaaagtttatattTGTTTACCGAAGATAACATCATCAAAATTGTTACCCGTCATACATATTAATATAGAAgttaatattaataaatatttcatAAGTCTAAAGTTAGCCTGTGGTAGCCTAATAATATTTACATTTTCACATATATTTTTCATACATTTCATATAAAAATGCCAATATTTTCACATACAATTTTCATACATTTCATATAAATAtctatattttcacataaaaatgcctacaattcatatacatatatttttcacATACATTttttcatacaaatacacatacacatacatttcACATACAAATAGATTTATACATACATTTTCATATATAATTCtttcatacatacacatacacatatatgACAAGACTGATGTTAAgcagccatatatatatatatatatatatatatatatatatatatatatatatatatatatatatatatatatatatatatatatatagacacacaaaCAGTGcttaggggctgtttggcaggatttgaatttttaagatctgaatttttaagaggtctgaatttctaagagggtctgaaatTTTAAGAGCTGAATGTTTAACATGCTGTTTGGTTGGGACCTCTGAATTGTTCTGTTGAAttattaaaatgaccattttacccttctgttttattttttattaaattcaacTGTTTATTTAGAAAATAACCTAATAAAAATTCTTAattatgtattaaaaaaatatataaacaccatataaaatccaaatttagcataaatcaaaattaaacaccatataaaatccaaatttagcataaatcaaacataaatatttttaaatccacaatatcatactaaaatccaaataaaatcctacaaatttAATTTCACCCCAATTGATTCGCAATCTAGTCACGTAAATTATCCATATATTCATTTCCTTGTGAACCCCATTCCATATCGTGTACGTTTTCGCCATCATTTTGTCCCCCTTGTGGTTGAACATTGTTCTCCTCGAACGCCATAAATAACTCATCATGAATATCGCATTTCCTTATGAAATTGTGGACTGCAAAACAAGCAACGACTATATCTCTTTGCACTGAAAAAGGAAAAGGAGCCATTCGCTTTAGGATTGGGAATCTCGCCTTCAAAGATATgcaaccaattaattagattaaGAAGTATATTAAGATGTAAGCTTAATTAGGTTTTTCAATATGACACCATCAAAATGTGGTAGCAATACACTAAAATAAACTGAACATGCATTTTGTTTTGAGGTATtataaacagaaaaaaaaaaaaaaaaagaacaagtaGAACCTGCAGTTGCCATAAAACAGAAAATCGCACGAAAAGTCTTGTAGCTGCCGGAAATTTGCGAGAGCACCACCAGAGTTTACATAAATCACAAACAAAATGAAATTAAGGTGAAATATAAGTTAGAAAACAAGAGAAAGATAAAAGGGAAGAGCAAAAGGCACCTTACCAGAGTTTTAATATCGCCGGAGAACTCAGAATCCGCCGAAAATGGCCGGATATTGCCGAAATTTGCTAGAAATTGACGGAAAATGAAAGCCTAGAAGGAGTGGTGGTTTGGGTTGGTGAAGAACGCCGGAAAATGACGATAAACTGCAGCAGAAAACGATGATCGCTGGAGTTTGCGAAAGGAGGGGTGTTAGGCAGAAAATGAGTTGTCTGGGACGAAGGGGCGGACAAAACGACACGtcacctttagcggcgacgccgTAGCATTAGTGGCGACACGTTCCAGGGAAAAACACGCGCCATTATCTGGTGTCTATTAGCCGTCCGATCTAAAAACAATTGAAGGGTCACGATTAAAGTCATGCAGATCAATAACAACATCGGCGATAGGTCGTTGCAATTAGCGTCGCCACTATTACTTGACACCAGACGAAACCATAACCAATGGATCACTGTGACAACCTACAATGACGATTAAAAGGCGTGTGGCACAAATGGATCACCGGTTGACCCCCTTTAGCGACGACGGAATTAGAGACGACATAGTCCTTTAGCGACAAAATAACTGTGTGTCGCCGCAAAAGGTTGGCATCGTCACAAAAGTCGTCGTCCCTAAAGAACTTATTTCTTGTTGTACGTATGTGTGTCATAGTTGATGTTTCCGGTAGTAGTCGACACAAGTGGTGTTGAGAGATAgtcccactactagaaaaaagaaaTTTGGTGACATAATTTACGTGCTATTAATGGGTATGTATCATTGAAGCTTCAATAAGAAATAAAAAATGAGTTCTTGCTATAAACTCGGTAATTTGTTCCTTGCCTAACGCCTTGATATAATGTTTCTAGTAAATCAACGTTCCATATAAACAATGAATTAAACTCTCGGTTGCATGTAGGTTTAATGCATTAATCTCAGTGTTTCTATTTAATCAACTTCCCGAAAAAAAAAAGGATGAATTAATCTCGATGTTAAATGTGGACACccttaaaaaacatttatttatattttctcaGAGCAACATATAATATCATGACTCCTTTGACATAACGAGTTGGTTTATGTTTAATTTTAGCCGGTTCATTAATTATGAATAACTTCTAATTATATAATTTTCAATCGTAACAAAGATTTAAAAAATTCCCTTAAACACGTTAGTTGTATGTTATCTTTCCAAAACTACTCAAAGTAGTTTCTGTATTTTTAGATTTCATGCCTTCAGTTCATATAAAATTTCATTTCGAAATTTATACGCATGCATAaaactaattaattaaaataagaaACTTGCGGTGCAAGTAGCAAACTTCAACTATAAATAACCAGTTCGCATGATGTTACCTGATCATATGATCGATTAATTCAAGTTAAATTTCATACTTCAGAGTTTCTGCTTCAATAAATCAGAGAATTTTTAAAAGCatttgttcatcaagaagaaattgAGAAACGTATTATGGCTACATCTATGCGTTCATACGGGTTGATAGACGCAGATTCCCGGTGCTTGTTCATGATCAACGCACAGCCAGGTGAGCATCTGCATCTCGATCAACTAATCGGCGTCAACCTCTCTCCAATTCAGGCACTAAAGATCGAAGAGGGTGATGAAGATTTGTGGTGCTTGTTGATTGACCATGAACCTGCTTATTCAACTTTCTGGATGGAAGTGACAATGAATCGTGGATCCATTGCCCCTGCTAGATTCGTGGATGGATCACAAGAGTTCGATGATGAAGAGACTATGGAGATTGCAGAGATTGTAGTTGAGTATGACAAGTACTCGAGGTATCTTAGAAAGATATCTGAACTTCCAGTCACGATTATAGGAAAGAATAAAGACGATGGATCAAAAGAAGGAGAAGGAGAGATTTGTGTGGTTTGTCAAGAAGAATATGAAGCGGGTCTAACGATAGGAACACTCAAATGCGGACATGTGTATCATGAAAAATGCATCAAGAAATGGTTGGTGCAGAAAAACTTGTGTCCAATCTGCAGGTCCACAGCTCTTTCATGAGGTTAATTAATTCCGGTCAAGATTATAGAAGAGTGTCCAGATCAGTAAGCAATGATTTGTGGATGGAGCACAAGTGATCGACGATAAACAGCAAAGTTTGTTTTCCTGTTAGAGTCTCGTCAACAACAAGaacaagatgatgatgatgatgaatcaGAAAAAGTAGTAGCAACAAGAAAAGACGAGGATTacaaataagaagaagaagaacaacacGAAGGAGGTGAAGGAGATGGAGAAATATGTCTGATTTGTCAAGAAGAGTATTACATGGGAGTGAGTTTATCGGAGCACTGGCATGGTGGACATTGGTAACATCCAAATTGTATCATCAAGAAATGGTTGGTGAAGAATTGAGTTTTCATAATAAGGTTTAGGGTTAATTTTCACATTTGTCATTTTGTTTCTGATTTACATGTTTTCGAAAACAAAAAGAAGATTATGTTTAGCAAATTAATGTTAATAATCAAAATCAGCTTTCAAGACATTAATGATAGTAAGCTTTAGGCTTTAAAACTATTTGGtctacaaaaaagaaaaaagtatCCATTTATTATTTCACTGCTGCCTACAATCAACATATCattttaaagtgtttttttttttgtatgttcgaaCATAATGACAGAATTCAAATATAATTTTGTTGTGAATGAGTAATTTCCCCTTCTTTTATCATGCAACAAACACTTAATCACTCATACCTGCAATCTTGTCTTCATTGTATCAATTTGTTATAAAGTTTTTTCAACAATTCTAGTTGTACCTCGTGCTATGAAACCATCTGCACTATCGTAGAAataattataacaaaaaaaaatagataaataaataaacaaataaacaaagtTTTTGATATCATTCAACTCATTTGCTAGTGCTATTTCCATCTTAGCTTCCACAAGTCTTCTTTCTAAATCCCTAGGAGCAAATATCCATAATAGAAAGAGAAATAACATATCAAGAGCTAACTCTAGAGATTATAAATATAAGTGcacatataaaaaaaaaaaaaaaataagttgaaCCTTGTATGGTTGAACCTTCACTTCATGTGGTTTATGCCTATGAATCGATGATCAATTAGACTAAATATAATAGACGAAATAAAGACTATAAAgagaaaataaagaaaagattaaaTGCAAAGCTAATTTGTAGTtgcttattattataatttttatttttattgaaacAATGGTCTTTATATTAACATAATAACTAGTAACCAGATCAAGGGAGTAAGAATAGTAATGGACAATTTTCTTTTAAGGAATGGCATTCCTTCTCCATGCTTTGTTGTATCATAAACCAAAGAGAAACAACATTTTTTGGTAGAAATGGAATCGCATTTTACATTCCTTGGTTCATAGCATAAACCTAGGAATTACATTTTACATTCCTTGAAAGTTTGCCCAATATGACTGGAATTAGCCATGAAAAGCTATCGAGGTAAGATCTAAGCACACTAAATTGTAAAATTTTCAAGATCATACAGTACTATATTTTAATCAGAAAATGTTGATTTACTCCATTAAGACCTTACATTTTACGCTATAACCATTTAATCAAACacgtttttttttctatttataacCGTATTACTTTTAACATTAAACCATGGTTATCAAAATCACGATCAtgatcgtaggatcgtacgatgttatgatcccaagtatgaaaaaCTAGTCGGATCGTAAATGAATCGTATTTGAGACAGGATCGTaggtaggatcgtacgatccgatcctaccttaccttgaattttttttttaattttttttttttttgcaaatgaattttttttaccaCGTTATGTCTTTTTACCCTATACCAATTTATCGTCTATCATTTTGCGTTGTGACTcatgactaatattttgaagtttttattacATTAGAACGAAAAAttgaatattttaaatatttttcatgttttaaaattgtacattaaaattatgttttattttgtaGGATCTTAGTATCCCAATCCCGATCTTAAttacaaacccaaaaacgatcGTACCTACGATCTCGATCTTGACAGCCTTGAATGAAACAATTCATAAACATATAGTAAAGTATAATATAAAAATAGAGTTTTAATGTATATACTGGTTGTCCTCCCGCTCCAAGGTTTCAAGCCGCCGACTTTATAGGGCTTTCAGATTGTTTGTAGTTCAAGGTTCATATGATTTTAACCCAACTTGCAACAAAACCCCAAATGCATAATTTCAACACGATGAATTAATCTCGTGTATGCATGTGGACACCCTTAAAtaacatttatttatattttttgagAGCAACGATATATAATACCATGACTTCTTTCACATAACGAGTTGGTTTATGATTTATTTTGGCCGGTTCATTCCATGAGGAAGATTCGCAAGAAGCCATTATCATTATGTATGACTTCTAATTATATATCTTTTAATCGTAacaaagatttaataaattaacttAAACACGTTAGTTGTATGTTCTATTTCCAAGAATACTAAGTAGTTTTTGTTAAGTTAT includes:
- the LOC111915421 gene encoding probable E3 ubiquitin-protein ligase HIP1; protein product: MATSMRSYGLIDADSRCLFMINAQPGEHLHLDQLIGVNLSPIQALKIEEGDEDLWCLLIDHEPAYSTFWMEVTMNRGSIAPARFVDGSQEFDDEETMEIAEIVVEYDKYSRYLRKISELPVTIIGKNKDDGSKEGEGEICVVCQEEYEAGLTIGTLKCGHVYHEKCIKKWLVQKNLCPICRSTALS